In Aliiglaciecola sp. LCG003, a genomic segment contains:
- the mutM gene encoding bifunctional DNA-formamidopyrimidine glycosylase/DNA-(apurinic or apyrimidinic site) lyase, which produces MPELPEVEVSRLGITPHMVGQTIDKVVVRNWQLRWPVPDEVHLAQGLVINSIRRRAKYLMIDTDAGSIILHLGMSGRLRVNPTNTPLQKHDHVDVQLTNGQCLRFNDARRFGACLWLDSSEEQHALFATLGPEPLTDDFDAQRLITLSKSKQVAVKNFIMDNKVVVGVGNIYANESLFIAGIDPRRAAGKVSKKHYQALVPIIKDVLAKAIEQGGTTLKDFVQADGNPGYFAQQLMVYGRAKQPCVTCEKPIESVVIGQRNTFFCSNCQK; this is translated from the coding sequence ATGCCAGAGTTACCAGAAGTCGAAGTCAGTCGTCTTGGGATCACGCCTCATATGGTGGGGCAAACCATTGATAAAGTGGTGGTTCGTAATTGGCAGTTAAGATGGCCAGTTCCCGACGAGGTGCATTTAGCCCAGGGGTTGGTGATCAATAGTATTCGTCGTAGAGCCAAATACTTAATGATTGATACCGATGCAGGAAGCATTATTCTTCATTTGGGCATGTCAGGTCGTCTCAGAGTCAATCCTACTAATACACCACTACAAAAACATGATCACGTAGATGTGCAACTTACTAATGGGCAATGTCTACGTTTTAATGACGCTAGGCGTTTTGGTGCCTGTTTGTGGCTTGACAGCAGCGAAGAACAACATGCCTTGTTTGCCACCCTTGGCCCAGAGCCCTTGACTGATGATTTTGATGCCCAGCGATTAATCACCCTGTCTAAAAGCAAGCAGGTGGCGGTAAAGAATTTTATCATGGACAATAAAGTCGTGGTGGGAGTGGGAAATATCTATGCGAATGAGTCTTTGTTTATTGCTGGAATCGATCCAAGAAGAGCGGCGGGTAAGGTAAGTAAAAAACATTATCAAGCCTTGGTGCCGATTATTAAGGATGTATTAGCTAAAGCCATCGAGCAGGGTGGAACAACTTTGAAAGACTTCGTTCAGGCGGATGGAAATCCAGGTTATTTTGCTCAACAACTGATGGTGTATGGGCGAGCCAAGCAACCTTGTGTTACTTGTGAAAAACCTATTGAATCAGTCGTGATTGGCCAGCGAAACACTTTTTTCTGCTCGAACTGCCAGAAATAA
- the coaD gene encoding pantetheine-phosphate adenylyltransferase, giving the protein MHKKAIYPGTFDPITNGHADLIERAANMFSSVTVCIASNPSKKPLFSLEERVELIEKVTAHLDNVDVIGFTGLLADFADTLEATILIRGLRAVSDFEYEFQLANMNRRLNPKLESVFLTPAEENSFISSTLVKEVAMHRGQVDGFCHPVVQQALYEKFHKYPKS; this is encoded by the coding sequence ATGCATAAAAAAGCTATTTACCCGGGCACTTTTGATCCTATCACTAATGGTCACGCTGACCTAATTGAACGCGCGGCCAACATGTTTTCTTCTGTAACCGTGTGTATTGCATCAAATCCAAGTAAAAAGCCGCTATTTAGCCTAGAAGAACGAGTGGAGTTGATCGAGAAAGTAACTGCGCATTTAGATAACGTGGATGTAATTGGCTTTACTGGATTATTAGCGGATTTTGCTGACACCCTAGAAGCAACTATTCTGATCCGTGGGCTGCGAGCGGTATCAGACTTTGAGTATGAATTTCAGTTGGCCAATATGAATCGCCGTTTGAATCCCAAGTTGGAAAGTGTATTTTTAACCCCTGCCGAGGAAAATTCATTCATCTCATCTACTTTGGTCAAAGAAGTGGCTATGCATCGTGGTCAGGTTGATGGGTTTTGTCATCCAGTTGTGCAACAAGCTCTGTACGAAAAATTTCATAAGTACCCCAAAAGTTAA
- a CDS encoding capsule assembly Wzi family protein, with translation MPRITLLLVIFAVFFYSNTLKASPWVGTIDPQLHYDVQVLTEFGYLDTTATTFPLPWKGIAKQLERLNLSGMPDTAKVSAKRLIHYLILQKRNTTFSSVTAYGATERSRFASFDGQQGEKARMKFSTETRYKRLATKISVNLEPNGEKNYDQSFLAVQLGDWNLRVGSIDQWWGPAHSNSLLFSNNARPIPTLALSRSTSEPSESPWLGFLGPWYATAQVGQLEDSRDVPDAKIWASRFVSKPVNGLELGLSWIAVWGGDGQPDRFQDIFKVLTFHKRCAQDIIECTDDQKTHVGSHLLGIDFKYTFNIAQQPFNLYAQYIDEGDSGEFNVANSANSFGISTYWYGAKVYLEKSDTNVSCDNAVIDVTSCFYESGTYSSGYRYYSRELGDNRESDADMLSLGVLKHFVDGDVIEASIRHIRIDDAEIFSRNLTSLKGITEKITQVSGYYQTVWGDWQLKVGAVLDSSKVNQQGTDHDLMVFSELKYSLL, from the coding sequence GTGCCCCGAATTACCTTGCTGTTAGTTATCTTTGCAGTATTTTTTTACAGCAACACACTCAAAGCATCACCCTGGGTAGGCACTATCGACCCACAACTGCACTATGATGTGCAAGTGCTAACAGAATTTGGCTATTTAGATACCACAGCCACCACCTTTCCGTTACCGTGGAAAGGGATAGCCAAACAACTCGAAAGGTTGAACTTAAGTGGCATGCCAGACACTGCAAAGGTGTCAGCTAAAAGACTGATCCATTACCTGATTTTACAAAAGCGCAATACTACCTTTTCCTCTGTCACCGCTTATGGTGCAACTGAACGTAGCCGCTTTGCGAGCTTTGACGGTCAACAAGGTGAAAAGGCGCGGATGAAATTCAGTACTGAAACTCGCTACAAAAGACTGGCTACAAAAATATCAGTAAATTTAGAGCCTAACGGCGAAAAAAACTATGACCAGAGCTTCCTAGCGGTGCAATTAGGAGACTGGAATTTACGTGTGGGATCTATTGATCAATGGTGGGGGCCCGCCCACTCAAATAGCCTGTTATTCTCAAACAATGCACGCCCCATTCCTACCTTAGCCTTATCACGATCTACATCTGAGCCCTCTGAATCCCCTTGGCTTGGCTTTTTAGGTCCTTGGTATGCAACTGCTCAAGTTGGTCAGTTGGAAGATAGCCGAGATGTGCCTGATGCGAAAATTTGGGCCAGTCGCTTTGTCAGTAAACCCGTTAACGGCTTGGAATTGGGATTATCGTGGATAGCTGTTTGGGGCGGCGACGGTCAACCTGATCGTTTCCAAGATATTTTTAAGGTACTGACGTTTCATAAACGTTGTGCCCAAGACATCATAGAATGCACCGATGACCAAAAAACCCATGTAGGCAGTCATTTACTAGGAATTGATTTCAAATACACTTTCAATATTGCTCAGCAGCCGTTTAACCTTTATGCCCAATACATAGATGAAGGCGACTCTGGAGAATTTAATGTTGCCAACAGTGCCAATAGTTTTGGTATCTCGACATATTGGTATGGCGCCAAAGTTTATTTGGAAAAAAGTGATACTAATGTCTCCTGTGACAACGCTGTGATAGATGTAACGAGTTGCTTTTATGAAAGTGGTACCTATTCTTCAGGGTATCGATATTATTCGCGGGAGTTAGGTGATAACCGCGAATCTGACGCTGATATGCTAAGTTTAGGGGTACTCAAACACTTCGTCGATGGCGATGTGATAGAAGCGTCCATCCGGCATATCCGAATCGATGACGCAGAAATTTTTTCACGAAACTTAACGAGCTTGAAAGGTATCACTGAAAAAATCACCCAAGTCAGCGGTTATTACCAAACTGTATGGGGTGATTGGCAATTGAAAGTAGGTGCAGTACTTGATTCTAGCAAGGTTAATCAACAAGGCACGGACCATGACCTGATGGTATTTTCCGAACTTAAATATAGTCTGTTATAA
- a CDS encoding glycosyltransferase family 2 protein — MQRRKISCFLIVCNEADRIEASLKPLAGWVDQLIVLDSGSTDGTVEIAEKYADKVYQTDWPGYGPQRNRALSYCEHDWVLSLDADEVVTEELKGDVDRALSDPDLTANFIKFPWHTYLFGKPLKHGRYSTPQGKLFLKTGAKFKDRSVHETLLMPEFKTITLKGPLLHYSWRDYQHVMDKHLKYGVLGAKDKALNGKKGTIVYAFFRSFVDFFQQYILRLGFLDGQRGLLMAVILSQYAFHKYAALWTLTAKSSPNKIRQSNDE, encoded by the coding sequence ATGCAAAGGCGTAAAATATCTTGTTTTTTGATTGTCTGTAACGAAGCTGATCGCATTGAGGCTAGTTTGAAACCCCTCGCCGGCTGGGTAGATCAGTTAATTGTTCTCGACTCTGGTAGTACAGACGGTACAGTTGAAATTGCTGAAAAATACGCTGATAAAGTCTACCAAACTGATTGGCCAGGTTATGGCCCGCAGCGTAACCGTGCTTTAAGCTATTGTGAGCATGATTGGGTATTATCCCTAGATGCAGATGAGGTCGTTACCGAAGAACTAAAAGGTGATGTAGACAGAGCATTGTCAGACCCCGATTTGACAGCTAATTTTATTAAATTTCCGTGGCATACTTATTTATTCGGCAAGCCCTTAAAACATGGTCGTTATTCTACTCCCCAAGGTAAATTATTTTTAAAAACAGGCGCGAAATTCAAAGATAGAAGCGTGCATGAAACTCTTTTAATGCCTGAATTCAAAACAATTACTCTGAAAGGACCGTTATTGCATTATTCGTGGCGAGATTATCAACACGTAATGGATAAGCATCTGAAATACGGTGTTTTAGGTGCAAAAGATAAGGCACTAAATGGTAAAAAAGGCACAATCGTTTACGCTTTTTTCAGATCTTTCGTGGATTTTTTCCAGCAATATATTCTACGTCTAGGTTTCCTCGACGGTCAACGCGGGCTACTAATGGCTGTTATCCTTAGCCAATATGCTTTTCACAAATATGCTGCGTTGTGGACTTTGACGGCCAAAAGTAGCCCAAATAAGATAAGACAATCTAATGACGAATAA
- a CDS encoding glycosyltransferase family 25 protein, whose translation MTNNNSQVFAPLNSFFDHVYVLTLDDAVDRQENVKKVLEGLNWSFFKATDKRNLEPEKFEENNIYDDVRHKSTKRTTRSMKTGEVACSLSHVRMYQDMLDKNYKRILILEDDVLPEYDSLTNFNKIIQQLPDNWEVLMMGYYGEKPPTIKYRFQQAVYKLFHHVHLFNWHKVPMKWIDEICLSDYSEDLFEIGKVLGTHAYAINQSAARKFIDFQTPVILQADRIFNYYKAQNELQAFALKKTMFTLSELSKESSIQ comes from the coding sequence ATGACGAATAATAATTCTCAAGTTTTTGCACCTTTAAACAGTTTTTTTGATCACGTTTATGTTTTGACTTTGGACGATGCAGTAGATCGACAAGAAAATGTCAAAAAAGTATTAGAAGGGCTCAATTGGTCTTTTTTCAAAGCTACAGACAAGAGAAACCTCGAACCCGAAAAGTTTGAAGAGAATAATATATATGACGATGTTCGTCATAAAAGTACTAAGCGCACAACGCGTTCGATGAAGACCGGTGAAGTGGCCTGTTCTCTATCTCATGTAAGAATGTATCAAGATATGTTGGACAAAAATTATAAAAGAATTTTGATTCTTGAAGACGACGTACTGCCTGAATATGATTCTTTAACAAATTTTAATAAAATAATACAGCAACTTCCTGATAATTGGGAAGTGCTCATGATGGGTTATTACGGTGAAAAACCGCCAACTATCAAGTATCGCTTCCAGCAAGCAGTTTATAAACTTTTTCATCACGTCCATCTATTTAATTGGCATAAAGTGCCGATGAAATGGATAGACGAAATTTGTCTTTCTGACTACTCGGAGGATTTGTTTGAAATTGGAAAAGTACTCGGAACACATGCTTATGCAATTAATCAGTCTGCAGCAAGAAAATTCATCGACTTTCAAACTCCAGTAATATTGCAAGCTGACAGAATCTTTAACTATTATAAAGCTCAAAACGAGTTACAAGCATTTGCCTTGAAAAAGACCATGTTCACTTTGTCTGAGTTGAGTAAAGAGTCGTCGATCC